One Syntrophorhabdaceae bacterium DNA window includes the following coding sequences:
- a CDS encoding TGS domain-containing protein — protein YQSLHTKIIGPYGEKIEVQIRTHEMHKIAEEGIAAHWKYKEGKVFDAKEDKIFAWLRRIIEWQHELKDNKEFMEIFKIDLFSDEVYVFTPKGDVRDLPKGATPIDFAYAIHSDLGHRCVGAKVNGKLVPLRYVLKSGDIVEIQTNPSHKPSKDWLNFVVTSKAKTKIRQWIKTEQREQSIELGKALLDKELTKHDKNLAKLLKSGELQTISKEFSFETVEDLFASVGYGLYTPLQVLGKTIPESEKPSKLKTLISSFKKGRDSSIKVQGIDGLVVRFAKCCNPIPGDKIFGFITRGRGLTIHVADCSNVHTYDEQRKVEVSWQLNKDTTYPVRLKIIGSDRKGLLSDISSVMASNKANIISAQAMTYPDRSAAGMYEIEISHMSQLQKIIKSIQKIKGVRSVERIRGTI, from the coding sequence TGTACCAATCACTCCATACGAAGATTATCGGCCCTTATGGTGAGAAGATCGAGGTCCAGATAAGGACCCATGAGATGCACAAGATTGCCGAGGAAGGCATCGCCGCTCATTGGAAGTACAAAGAGGGGAAGGTATTCGATGCAAAAGAGGACAAGATATTTGCCTGGTTACGAAGGATCATAGAGTGGCAGCATGAATTGAAAGACAACAAGGAGTTCATGGAGATATTCAAGATCGACCTCTTTTCAGATGAGGTCTACGTATTCACACCCAAGGGAGATGTGAGAGACCTGCCAAAAGGAGCTACCCCGATAGATTTTGCCTATGCCATTCATTCTGATCTGGGGCATCGATGCGTCGGCGCAAAGGTAAACGGGAAGCTTGTCCCCCTTCGCTATGTTTTAAAAAGCGGTGACATCGTTGAGATACAGACAAACCCCTCTCACAAACCAAGCAAGGACTGGCTGAATTTTGTCGTTACCTCCAAGGCAAAGACAAAGATCAGGCAATGGATAAAGACCGAACAGAGGGAGCAAAGTATCGAGCTTGGTAAGGCCTTGCTCGATAAAGAACTGACCAAGCATGACAAAAACCTCGCAAAACTTCTCAAGTCAGGAGAGTTGCAGACCATTTCGAAAGAATTCAGTTTTGAGACTGTTGAGGATCTCTTCGCAAGCGTGGGCTATGGGCTATATACGCCGCTACAGGTCCTGGGTAAGACTATTCCGGAAAGCGAAAAACCGAGCAAACTGAAGACGCTTATAAGCAGCTTCAAAAAAGGCCGGGACAGCTCCATCAAGGTTCAGGGCATCGACGGACTGGTAGTAAGATTTGCAAAATGCTGCAACCCCATCCCCGGAGACAAGATCTTCGGTTTCATTACGAGGGGCCGGGGGTTGACGATACACGTGGCAGACTGTTCCAATGTCCACACCTATGACGAACAAAGAAAGGTTGAGGTCTCATGGCAACTGAACAAAGATACTACCTATCCTGTACGATTAAAGATTATCGGAAGCGACAGGAAAGGGCTCCTGTCCGATATAAGCTCCGTTATGGCCTCCAACAAGGCAAATATAATCAGCGCCCAGGCGATGACCTACCCTGACAGATCAGCTGCAGGCATGTATGAAATTGAGATCAGCCATATGTCGCAATTACAGAAGATCATCAAATCAATCCAGAAGATAAAAGGCGTAAGATCAGTGGAAAGGATCCGCGGAACGATATAG
- the rpmB gene encoding 50S ribosomal protein L28 produces MARVCEICGKGKQVGHNVSHANNKTRREWLPNLQTVRIVKDGTTKKAKICTKCIKKGNFQKAI; encoded by the coding sequence ATGGCAAGGGTTTGTGAGATATGTGGTAAAGGTAAACAGGTTGGCCACAATGTGAGCCACGCAAACAACAAGACCAGACGGGAGTGGTTGCCCAATTTACAAACCGTCAGGATCGTTAAAGACGGGACCACTAAAAAGGCAAAGATCTGTACCAAATGTATAAAAAAGGGTAATTTTCAGAAGGCAATCTGA